DNA sequence from the Candidatus Eisenbacteria bacterium genome:
CGTTTTCGAAAGCGGCTACAACGCAGAGACTACCAGGGCGGGCTTCGGCACGCCTCTTCTTGTCGGCGTGTACGGCCAGCTTTTCAGTTCCGGCAAGAGCATATTTCTGTACGCGCCGGTTCTGGTGTTGGCGTGGAGTGGTTTCTCCGTGTTCAGGCGAAAGTTCGGGGCGGAAGCGCTTCTGTTTGCCTCGATCTTCGTGGTCAACCTTCTTTTCTACGCGAAGTTCATCTCCTGGGCCGGCGACGGCAGTTGGGGGCCGCGCTACCTGATACCTTTTGTGCCTTTTCTTCTCATCCCCGTCGGTAGCCTTCTGTCGAGCGAGACCGCAGGAAAACTTGTCTGGGGGTTCTTTATCTTCCTGGCGGTCGCAGGCTTCTTGGTCCAAGTGGGCGGCGTCTCCATCTATTTCGGAAGCTACATGCGGGAAATACGGGAATTTCCCTACACGCGCGAATTCAATGACCCGCGCTTCCTCTCTGATTCCCACTTCATTCCCAACTACTCTCCCGTTTACGGACACTGGAAAATGCTCGTCAGGAACGTGCGGCTGCACGCGGAGGGCAAGTTACCCAAAGTGCCCATGGCCTCGTACGGAGAAACGAAGGCCCGGATACCCCTCGACGAGGGAGCCAGAAAAGAGCTCCTGACCGGGCTGGACTTCTGGGCCGCTTATCTTGTCTACGTCGACAGGTGGAAGAGAGCCTACTGGCTGATTGTAGCTTTTCTGGGTGCGGCTGCGGCTATCTCGGGTGGGCTCGCCGCACGTGGTCTTGTTTCGAGGAGGCCGGCCCTAACCTGAGGCTTCGCCCTGGCTGGTTTCCGACGATCGGATATCTCCTCCTATGTCGAGAGTCTCAGCAGTCGTAGTGAACTGGAATGCCCGTGAAGACACGAGGGAGTGCATAGAGTCGCTCACAAACTCGGACTATCCCGAGCTGGACGTAATACTCGTCGACAACGCCTCCTCCGACGGCTCCGTCGAATATCTTCGCTCGCTGTTCCCCCGCGTAACGATCGTCGAGAATCTTACCAACGAGAGGTTTGCCCTCGGAAGCAACAAGGGCATGCGGCTCGCTCTCGACCGCGGAGCACAATGCGTCTTTCTCTTCAACAACGATGCGGTCGTCGAGAAGACGACGATTGGGAAGCTGGCCGAAGCCTTGGAGGGGACGTCCGGTGCGGGGCTCGTGGGGCCGAAGATACTGTATTCTTCGAGAAAGGACGTGATCTGGTCGGCCGGCGGCGAGGTGAATTTCTGGACGGGAATCACACGTCACAGAGGGATACGCGAGAAGGACGCGGGGCAATACGACAGGTCGACGGAGGTCGGCTATCTCACGGGGTGCGCTCTGATGGCAAGGAGAGAGCTCATCGCAAAGATCGGATTCCTCGATCCCTCTTACCACATGTACGGAGAGGACGCCGATTGGTGCCTGCGTGCGAGGAAGGCGGGTTTTGGGATCGTCTACGTACCGGACGCGAGAGTCTGGCACAAGGTCTCTCTTTCGACGGGGGGAGAGTTTTCTGCCGGCAAGTTGTACGAGAAGACGAGGAGCAATCTCTTGCTCCTTTCCAGACACGCCAGACCCTATCACTGGATCACGATACCTTTCTCTTCTCTGTTTTATCTTTTCCGGCTTTTTGTGCAGGGGATTTGGCGAAGGAATCTCGACGTGCCGCGGACAATCGTAGGGGCCCTCGGTGACGGCGTGCGAAAGAGAGATCGACATGCAAAATGATGTTGCACACCGCGACGAAGCACCACTGTTCATCGAAGAAATCCTGGGCTCACTTGAAGCCGGCAAGGTGGTGCTCGACGCAGGGTGTGGCGCGGGCAGCTTCCAACATTCCAAGTTCCCGAAGCTTCTCGTGGTCTCGATAGACATAAAGAGACCCAACGCGAGCGGCTCAGACACGACCGTCCTGAAGCCCCTTCCTCCCAATTTCGTTGTGGGCGACATCGAGAGACTTCCCGTCAGGGCTTCCAGCGTTGACTTCGTAGTACTCAACTACGCGCTGGAGCACGTCTCGGATGCAGACGCCGCCGCGGCGGAGGCGTCCAGGGCGCTCAGGGAAGGCGGACTTCTGTACGCCGCCGTTCCTAACTCGCGCTCTTTCGACGACAGATTCTATCGTTTCGCGGGCTATTTCGCGAAGTACTTCCTTCTCAAAGTGCATAAGAGACTGGAGCATCAACAGCGTTTTGATTTTGTCTCTCTCAACAGGCTCTTTTACGAGAAGGGACTCAGGCTTCTTTCGTTTTGTGAATGTCCTTCCGGATACACGTGGATGAACGACCCCAGGGTCAGGAGATTCCACGCTTCGTTTCTGAAGACGCTTTCCCTCGTAGAGAAGGCACTCAAGATAGACCTTTTCAAGGGAAGCAATTATCTTGCGCTCTACCAGCGTGCCGGAATCAGTGGGATCAGAAACGTGACACACGTATGCGCGTACTGCGGAATGCAGTTGTTGCGGGAGAGTGACCGGCGGCCGGATCCGCGGGCGTGTCCATACTGTGGCCGGCAGAACGCCCATTGGTAAGAACAAAAACGGGGGAGGCAGGGACGAGAGCAAAAGCAAAGGCGAAGGCGAAGCGAACGGATCTTCTGGTATTCTCCGAGGTCAAGTGGAACTACATGAGAACCAGAAAACGTTTCATCCTCAGCCGGTTTCCGAAGGATTGGCGTATTCTTTTCTTCGAGCCGATCAGCTCGTCGGTGTCCAACAACTTCCTTCCGAAGCGTGACGGCAACGTTATCTACGTCAGCACGCCGATTCTCAAGCCTCAAACTGAAAGCAAGATCTACAACAGGCTGATCGAGCGCAAGATCTTCAGAGACTTGCTGGGGCTGTTCGTACTCACGTGGGTCAGAGTCGTGATGTGGTTTCTTGGGGTCAGGGCCGACGCCGACGTGCTCATCTCGAGCATATACTTTGTCCCCGTTGTCCGGCGTCTGAGGTCGAGTTTTGTTTGTTACGACTGCAACGATGATCCCACCGTCTTCCCGGGTGTCAGGGATTGGTCCCGGGAGTATTTCCGCCGTCTCTGTCGCAGGGCCGACGTCATAGTCGCGTGCTCGCAGAGTCTGGCCGACCGGGTCGGTTCGTTTTGTGGAAAGACTGCGATTGTGATCGGCAACGGCGTCGACTACGATCTGTTCGCTTCCAAGGTTTCTCGCGAAGCCCTGCCGGACGACATCGCAAGAATGAAGGGCCCGATCGTCGGCTACACCGGCGCCATAAAGGAATGGTTCGATTTCTCACTCGTGGCCCAGGCCGCGAGGGCCAACCCCCAGGCCTCCTTCGCGCTCATAGGGCCGGTGGCCCCGGGGGTCAGAGAAGAAGCTCTGGCTCTGGCCCAAGAACTCGAGAACGTCCGCTTTCTCGGTGAAAAAGCCTACGAAGCGTTGCCTCTGTACCTGGCCGGCATGAGCGTCTGCCTCATACCTTTCAAAATGAGTGCTCTCACCTCCGTCCTGAATCCGAACAAATTGTACGAGTACTTCGCGGCGGGCAAAACCGTGGTGAGTCTCAAGTACTCAGAAGACCTGGCCAAGTACGAAGGGTTAATGTATCTTGTTGACGAGCCGAGCCGGTTTGGTGCGACGGTGACTCGTGCTCTGCGAGAGACTGTCGAGCCCGGAAAGGTGATGGAGATAGCCGCCAGGAATAGTTGGCGCGTCAAAGCGCGCGAGATGGTCGAACTTCTCGAACGTAAGGGAAAGTCAGCCGAGGTGTGACATGGCAAAAAAGACCAGCAAGGAAGCGAAGAAGGAGAGAGAAAAAGTGAGGGGCAGGCAGAGGAGGGCCGACAAGCGGGCCGAAGTGGGACCGCGAGAATTTCCATTCAGTAAACGTCCGGTTCTCTTTGTGTCGATTATTCTGGTGGTGCTTCTCGCCCTCCTGTTTAACCAGCTCGTCTTCGCGAGAAAGATCTTCGTCTCCGCAGACGTCGTGGCGCCCCTGGGATTCGCTACCGTTGCCGAGGAGAGCATGAAGAAGGGGGGGCCGTACCCGCTTTGGAATCCTTACGTTTTTCTTGGGATGCCTTCTTTCAGCAGCCTCACGTACAATCCGAGCGTGTATTTCCCCGACGTCATATTGAAGGGCGTCGAGGTGGTGCTCCCGTTTCTTCCGCCCATGACGTGGCTTCTCATATACTACTTCCTGGCCGGTCTCTTCACTTTCCTTCTGCTGAGGGGAGGAGGGCTTTCTCTCGAGGCCGGCTTCTTCGCAGCCGTGGTTTTCATGCTGACGCCCAATCTCGTCGCGATCGGTGCCTTCGGTCATGGTAGCAAGCTCATTACGTCTGCTTTCATTCCGATCGTAATGATGGCGGCGTGGAGACTCCTCTCAAGAGGAGGCGCTCTCTGGTTTGGTTTTCTCGCCCTTGTCGCGGGGCTTCAACTCCTGAGGGCCCACGTACAGATCGTCTACTACACTTGGATGGCGCTCGGGCTTTACTGCGTCCTGTTTCTCTTGATGAAATCACCCAACGGGCTGCGATTCCCGAAGCGTCTCGCGAGAGTCGGCTTCGTTGTCGGAGCCCTGGTGGTGGCTCTCGCCCTCGCCGCCGTGCTCTACCTGCCCGTGCATGATTACAGCGCCTATTCCAGTAGAGGTGGAGCGGAAGGTGGTGGCCTCGAGTTCGGAAGGGCGACGGATTGGTCCTTCAGCCCGGTCGAAATGATGACTTTTCTCGTGCCGTCGTGGTTGGGCTTCGGTGGCTCCACGTATTGGGGAAGCATGCCCTTTACGGACTATCCCAACTACATGGGCATTCTTCCGCTCTTTCTGGCCCTGGTGGGCCTCCTGGGCGTCAGGAAGAGGGAGACGCTGTTCTTCGGCCTCGTGGCCCTCTTATCGCTCTTGATTTCTTTTGGGAAGCACTTCGAGTTCCTTTACCGATTGCTCTACGAAGGACTTCCATATTTCAACAAGTTCAGGGTCCCGGTAATGATACTTGTGCTTCTTCAATTCTCGGTTGCGGCGCTCGCGGCCTACGGGATTGAGAAGCTGAGACGTGAACGCGAGGACCCCAAGAGGGGGCCTCTCGAGAGAGTTTCACTGGCGATTGCCCTGGCGTTTGCCGCCGTCTGGCTCCTGTGGCTTCTCTTCGGAGGAAGCCTGGGTGCTTGGTACGAGAATCTTGTCACGGGTTCCCCCAGGGGGCTCTCGGTGCAGGCGGCCGAGCAATGCCTCGAAATGGTGAAGAGAGACATTCTGATTGTGGGTTTCATCGGGTTTGCGGGTTTCATGAGTATTCACCTCTTCCTGAAGCGCAAGCTCACCGCCGTCCTGCTTGTGGCGATCCTTGCCTGCTTGACGATTGTCGACATATGGAGGGTCGACAATCACATCTTCGGTCCCATGCTGGGCGAGCGCTCGAGCGTGTCAACTGAGAGCTTCCGTGATGATACGATAGAGTTTCTTCAGAGAGATTCTTCACTCTATCGGATACTCCCTACCGGTCAGAGCTTCACGGACAACAGCTATGCCGGTTTCGGCATAGCCAGTGTCGGTGGCTACCACGCCGCCAAGCCTGCGCTTTACGAGCAGTTCTACGATGGTATCTTTCCGAGCTCCGATAAGCCCGGGAGGCTCACGCCCGCCGTACTCGCAATGCTGAACGTGAAGTACCTCGTCACTCCGGACTACATCCCTCAAGGGCCTCTCGTGACTCTGGTGCACGATGGCTCGAAAAAGGTCTATCAATTCAACGCCGCCTTGCCGAGAGCTTATCTCGTGGACAGCGTGGTCGTCCTGGCGGATACGAATGCCGTTCTCGACGCCATCGCTTCGAATTGGTTCGACCCGTCAAAGACTGCGCTTCTCCTGGAGCCCACCCCGAGCCAGGCAGTTACAAAGGAAGGTTCTTCTGTTAGAATTGTATCGTACGGTCTAAACCGGATTGATATCGAGGCGAACGTTGCCAAGCCGTGCTTCATGGTGTTGAGCGAACTCTTCTATCCGGACTGGAAAGCGAAGGTCGACGGCGTTCAGGCGAAGATCTATCGGACCGATTTTCTGCTGAGAGGTCTGCCGCTCTCTCCGGGCAATCATGCCATAACGTTCATCTATGATTCTCGTTCCTTGAAGAGAGGGATGCTCGTGTCTGCGGGGGCATCCATAGTGATAGTCGTGTCGTTCGTTCCTGCTGTTGTAGGACTCGTTCGCAGGGGGAAAAGAAGTGAAATCGCTCGTCATAGTCCCGACATACAATGAACGTGAGAACGTCAAGACTCTCATTCCCCAAGTCCTCGCGCTCCCCGGCGACATTGAAATGCTGATCGTGGACGACAACTCTCCGGACAGCACCGCCGACGTGGTCTCAGACATGGCGAAGAAGGACTCGAGGATCCATCTCCTGAGGCGCAAGGAGAAGTTGGGTCTTGGGTCCGCGTACGTCGAGGGTTTCAAATACGCGTTGTCCAGACCCGAGATCGAGTACGTCTTCGAGATGGACGCCGATTTCTCCCACGACCCCTCCAGCATCCCCAATTTCCTCACTGCTATAAAGGACCACGACCTGGTTCTCGGCTCCAGATATCTTCGTGGAGTCACGGTCGTGAACTGGCCTCTGTCGCGGTTGATTCTGAGCTATTCGGCCAACCTCTTTACCCGAGTGGTCACCGGGCTTCCGGTGCACGACGCCACCGGCGGTTTCAAGTGTTTCCGGAGACGTGTCCTGGAGAGCATAGAGCTGGACGGCGTGCGTTCCGATGGCTATTCATTCCAGATAGAAATGAGTTTCAAGTGCTGGAAAAAAGGATTCAGGATCAAGGAAATACCGATCACTTTCGTTGACAGACGCGTCGGAACCTCGAAGATGTCTCAGAAGATCATTTGGGAAGCAGTCTCGCTTGTATTGAGGCTGCGTCTGCAGAGCCTATTCTACAAGGACGCGTCCGGGAGCTCCAAGTGAGCGAGGTTTCCGTCATAGTCGTCAACTACAGAACCGAAGAATACCTGTCCGAGTGCCTGGAGTCCCTCAAGAAATCCAGCTCTCTCGCCGGTCTTGAGATAATCCTGATAGACAATTCCAGAGGCCGGGGGGCTGCCGAGATCCTGACGCGGCATTTTCCCGGCGCCAAGCTGATCGAGAACGAGAAGAACCTCGGTTACGCCAAGGCGGTCAACCAGGGCCTCGGCGTTTCGACCTCGGAATTCGTCTTCGTGTTGAACCCTGACACCGCCGCCAGAGAGGGTTCGCTGGATGAACTCGTGGAGTTCATGAGGACGCATCCCGACGCGGGCATCGTAGGCCCCAAACTCGTCAACGCGGACGGTACCATTCAGCTCTCGTGCCGCAGGTTCTACACCATGAAAACCATTCTTCTGCGGCGGACATTCCTGGGCAAAGTTTTCAAGAACAGTGCTTCGGTGAAGCGCCACCTAATGCTGGAGTGGGATCACAAGTCTACTCGTGAAGTGGATTGGGTTCTGGGCGCCGCAATGATGGTCAGGAAAGCGGCCATGTCTGAAGTGGGACCCATGGACGAGAGGTTTTTTCTTTATTTCGAGGACGTGGATTGGTGCTACAGGATGAGGACGTTCGGTTGGAGGGTGTACTACTGTCCGTCCAGCGAGCTTCTGCACCATTACAGGAGGGAAAGCACCGACGTCAGGTTCGGTAGGGCAAAGCGAGCGCACCTGGAGAGTTGGCTTAGATTCTCCGAGAAGTGGAGTCTCGTCATTTACCTCATGAAGAGAAACAGGGAATTGATTTCCAGGACAGTGCTTTTGGCCGCCGACGTCGCCGCCGTCTCTCTCGCATTCTACCTCTCGTATCTCGTGAGAGCGAATCTGGGTTTCCTGCTGAAGAAACCCACTCCTTCTTTCGAAGCATACGGGAGTTTCATGGCGCTGGCCGTGATCGTGGGGGTAGGCTCCGTAGCCTACGTAGGATTGTACGGCAAGCGCAAGACGGCGGATTGGATCGACGTTCTGTTTGACGTTTCCAGGGCGATGATACTCACGAGCGTCGCGCTGATGGCCAGCACGTTTCTTCTATACGTCAAGACTTACTCCAGGGCCGCCGTCTTGATGTTCCTCCCGATTTCTGTCCTTGTTCTGACCGGTGAGAGATTTCTTTTCTGGATCGTTCAGAGAAGACTCGCCCTGACGAAAGTCAACGTCCGGAGAATTCTTATAGTCGGCTCCGGACCGCTTGCACAAAGGGCGAAGAGTGCCGTCCTGCGAGGCTCACGGGACGGTCTCGAGCTGGCAGGTTTTCTTGACACCAGCACGTGGTACTCCGGAGAATCGGCCGACGTCCTGGAAGTATCGGAGACAATGCGGGAAGCCGCGCACCTGCAGAGGGCAAGCGAAATCGTCTTCGCCGATCTTCCATCGCGCGTCGAGGCGATGTGGCCGGCGCTGTCCAGACTTCGAGGCCGCGGTCTTGGGATCGCCCTGGCAACAGAGCTGGGTCTTGTCCTGACCGAAGGCGACAGAATAGAAGAGGTGGGAGGTCTCGGTCTCGTCTCCCTCAAGAGGAGAACCTTGCCCGGCGTCGCAAAGAGGGTAATGGAATTCAAGCTCGCCTTGCTCGGCTTGCTCGTACTCGGCGCACCGACCCTGCTCGCGGCCACTTACCTGGCCGGCAGGAGGAGAAAGCCGATCCTGGTCAAACAAGACATAACGGGGGAGCACGGCGAGACTGTGACAGTTCGGTTCCTCAACTGCGGGAGGGTATCTAAGTCACAAGAATCTAGTGAGTACGGACGCGAAGCGAAAGGGCTTTGTGCGGTCCCGCTATTACTGAGCGTTCTTGCCGGTCGACTCGCGCTTGTTGGAGTGAGACCTCGCTGCGAGTCTCCGGGGCAGGAAAAGCCGTCCGGAATCGGTGGGAAACCGGGTATTTTTGGAATGTGGAAACTCGCCGGAGGTCTTGAAGAGAGAGACAGCAAAGATAGTGAATACCTGGCTGGTTGGTCTCTGTCGTTGGACGTGAAGACCATGGCGAGATGTATACTTAGGAGGAAAACCGGATGCTTCATCTAACGAGAGTGCGGAGACGGACGCCCCTGCCGGCAGAGCCAGACCGCCGGCGCGGGACGGCTCTTCTTGCGTTGTGGTTCTGGCTGGTCTTTGCCGCCGGTTTGGCCGGGGTTTGTCAGGGGGCCGTCGGCGATTGGACGACGCACGTGAACTCAGACAGTCTTTGTTGGGTCCACTTTGACGGAACGTACGTGTGGTGCGCCTCCAACGGAGGCGCGGTGATATTTGAACCTGGCGTCGAGCAATTCACGAAGACATTGAGGAACGGGCCCGGCACGCTTGTCAACAATGACATTTCCTGCGTGGCCGTCAGCGACGGCCAGATGGCGTGGTTCGGCACAAGCGGTTTTGGTCTGAGTCTTCTCCACGAAGGAGGATGGACGCTCTTTACCGAAGGAATCACGCTGCTGCCTTCGAACGACATTCTCTCCTTGCGCTCCTCCGGGAGTTCACTTTGGGCAGGAACAAGGCAGGGTCTGGCTCTCTTTCAGGGGAGCTCGCTCGACGCCACGTTCGACGTTTCTTCTACCGGAGGAGGAATCCCAAACGACGTCATAAACGACATCCTTGCAACCGCGGACACTGTCTGGTGCGCAACAGATGGGGGCGTGGGCATGGGGGTGCTGTCCGCCGGAGCGTGGACCTGGCAAGCTCTGAACAGCGGCCTGGCGAGCTTGAACGTACTCTGCGTGGGTCGTCTCGCCGGGAGAGTGTGGGTTGGAATTCAGGATAATGTATACAGTTACAGCACCTATGAGTACGATGGGAGTGCGTGGGTCAAGATGGGAGCGTCGCTTTCGTGGGCCCCGGTGGCCCTTCAGGAGATGGGTGGAGACCTCTACGTTGCGGGCAGTGCTTCCGGGGTTTTTGTGTGGGAGACCTCCGCGTGGGTCGACAAGACTCCATCGTCTGTCACGGGCTCGTTCATTGACCTGACATCCGATGGCGCAGGCACACTGTGGTGCGCCACGTCCGAGGGCCTCGTGTCGTACGACGGGACAGATTGGCGTCAGTTCACGCCTCCCGGCCCGCAATACGACTACGTGCAAGACTTTTCGGCAAGTCCGGCGGGCAAAATGTGGGCCGCCATCCGGTCATTCCCGGCTGCTCTGAGACTGGATGGACTGGAGTGGACGCTCTTCGATAATTCGACGTCGGGCGGGGGCTTTCAAGACGCAACGCTTTTCTCCGTGCTTGCCTCTGCCTCCGGAACGGTGTGGTTTGGTCACTGCTGCCACGTCACCTGCAGGGCGGACAAACTCGACTACGCAGACGGCGCCGAGGTTTGGAGCAATCACTACTTCAACAACTCGAAGGACATCACGGAAGACGTTTCCGGCACGGTTTGGTTCTCCAGCGAGGGACACGGCATATATGCGTTCGATCCCTCGACGTCGTCAGAGAGGAACATCGACTACACTGAGGGGAAGCTTTCGTCCAGCAGCGTCGAGTTCGTAGCCCCCGTTGATGCTCGAAGACGTTGGATAGGTCACATGCTGAACGGTGTGGATTTCTGGGACGACCTTGGAACGGCGGACGAGTCGGACGACGTGTGGAAGCATTTCGAGACAGACGACGGGCTGCTGAGCCTGAGTGTGACGTCCGGCGCAATTGCCGGCAACAAAGTCTACGTCGGGACTGGGAAGGGTGTAACCGTTTTCCAGGACACTGTCTGGCTCAGAAACTACGGTGCATCCGATCTCGTCCACGACGGGGTGGCGGTTTCGTCGACGGTCAATGACGTCGCAGTCGACTCCCGCGGAAACGTCTGGGTGGCGACCACCGGTGGCGTTGCAGAGATCGCTCCTTCCGGAGACGTAGCGGCCACTTTCACCTACGCCTCTTCAGGTCTTGTCGGAGACGAAGTGCTGTGCGTTGCCGTGGATGAAACCAGAGGTGAAGTGTGGTTTGGTACCAGAAAGGGCATGTCCGTTCTTGAGGCGTGGAACCCCTCTGAGGGGAAGAGTCTCGCAGACGCCTACGTCTACCCGAATCCCTTCAGACCTCTAAGCGGTCACCAAGACATCCGTATTGACGGACTTCCGGTTCCCGTCATGGTTTCCGTCTACGATCTTACAGGCCGCATGCTCAGGTACCTCGGAACCGTCGGCAACGGGGAAAAGGTGTGGGACGGTACTGACGCAAACGGTCGAGCGGTTTCCACGGGCGTTTATCTGCTGAGACTTGAAGCGAGTAACGCCAGCTCCGTCAAAAAAGTCGCCGTCATCAGGTAGTGCCGCACGTGATTGAGCTAACGCCTTCCCTCAGAAGCGAAGTCCTGAAGGAGAAATGGGAGAATCTTCTCTCGAGCTCCTCGGGCGCCACTGTTTTTCACACCAGAGAGTGGGCGCTCGTTCTCAAGGAGACGTACAGGGACTTGGGCGTCAAGTACATTGTGATCGAAGATCAGGATGGTCGTTACGTGGCGGGCATGCCGTTTGCACACAGCAGGAGTCTTTTCTTTTCCACTTATCTTTCCATGCCCTTCGGCACCTACGGGGGTCCCGTGGTCATTGACGGCCTCGAAGAGGACGTCGCCCCGTTCATTGGGGTTGCTCTCCAGGGAATAACGAGGGGGGTCTTTCCTTTTTCTTTCTATTGTGTGACTTACAACACGCCCGTCCTTCTGGAGAGAGCCGTTCAGGGTGCCTTTCCTCAGGGCCGGCGGACGAGGGTTTCCACTCACCTGATCGAGCTTGGCGAGGGATTCGGAAGGCTTTGGGATTCTTCGTTCGATAAGGAAACGAGAACCTGTGCGCGCAAGGCACTCCGAAATGGCGTGAGAATCGAGAAGAGCCCCGGCGGACAAGGCGCCGCCGCGCTTCACTCTCTCTACAAGGAACAGGCCGCGGCGTGGGGGGTGAGGAAAGTTTATCCAGAGCGCCTCGTCTGCCAGATAGCAGAGCTGATGGGCGACAAGGCAAGCATCTGGATTGGTGCTCTCAAGGGGGCGCCGGTGTGCGCCGTGCTTGTGTTTCATTTCAAGGACGTGCTCATGGCGTGGTTGAGCGGGCAAAACGCCGAAGGAAGGAGGGTGTGCGCAAGCCACCTGTTGTATTCCGAAATCCTGAAGGACGCTTGTGAGAAAGGATACTCCGTCTTCAACTTCGGTGGAAGTGGAAAACTGCAAGGCATCCGGTACTTCAAGGAATCGTTTGGGGGAAGGGAATACTTCTACTCTCTTTTCATCAACGAGTCCGGGGTTTTCAAGTCCGCCAGGAAGCTGAGAAGAATCACGACGGGGCATGAATAGCGGTCTGCCGGCGGCAGATTCGCACGAAGGAGTTCAGTCTGGAAGCCGCGAGGGACAGCGCGAGAACCTTTGTGTCGAGGGTCTTTTCGGTTGCGGCCGGAGCAGTTCTCAGCGTTGTCATGGCAAGGTGGTTAGGACCCAAAGGCCAGGGTCTCTACAGCCTCTGCACTGCCGCCTCGCTTGTTGCCGCCCTCCTGGTGAACTGCGGGCTCGGACTCTCCAGCGTCTATTTTCTTGGGAAGAAGACCTTTTCACCCGGCGAGATTGCTTCCGCCTCGCTGGGTTTTGCCGTGACAATCGGCTCCGCCGGATTCATCGTCGCGTCGCTGGTCGTGGGTTTGTTCGAGGTGCCGGGTCTCACTCACGTGCCGGTTGGCGCGCTTATTCTGGCCTTCGCTTCAATCCCTTTCTACAATCTGTCCGACTACTATTTATACTTCCTCATAGGCTCTGACAGAATAAAGCACTTCAACGTGCTGTCTGCGGCGAGAAATGCTTTTCAGTTGGTTTTGGCTGTTTTGCTGATCCTGGTCGCCGGTCTCGGGTTGAACGGGGCAATACTGTCGTGGATCTGCGGTTTCGCGGGGGCGGCATTAGTCTCGTATGTGATGGTGAACAAGCTCGCCCCGGTCAGACTCGTTCTCAAGAAAAAAATTCTCGGTCCTTCGGTGTCGTTTGGAATAAAAGGATATCTTTCCCGCATAGCGTCCTTTCTGTATTACCGTATCGACATGTTTATTCTCAGCTATTTCATGGGAGCCGCCGCCGTGGGGCAATACGCCATAGCAGTCCTGATCGCCGAGTTGTTGTGGAACATTCCGAGTTCGCTCGCCCCGGTCGTCATGTACAAGAGCGCGTCTGAAGACTCACGGGCCAGGGATCTTCTCACCGCGTCTGCGTGTCGTCACACGTTGCTGATATGCGCCGTCGGGGCCGGTTGCGTGGCCCTCCTTGGCCGGCCGCTCGTGAGACTTGCTTTCGGCAACGAGTACCTGCCGTCTGTGACGCCGCTGCTCGTGTTGCTGCCGGGCACCGCTTTTCTCAGTCTGGGAGGGGTTATTGCAAACGATTTCGTCGGCAGGGGAAAGCAACTCATGAACTCATTTGCTGCCTTGCTGACTCTCTCCATAAACGTGCCATTGAACTTCCTCTTCATACCGGTCTGGGGCATAGCGGGTGCTTCCGCCGCCTCGACCTTCTCCTACTGTGCGGG
Encoded proteins:
- a CDS encoding T9SS type A sorting domain-containing protein, producing the protein MLHLTRVRRRTPLPAEPDRRRGTALLALWFWLVFAAGLAGVCQGAVGDWTTHVNSDSLCWVHFDGTYVWCASNGGAVIFEPGVEQFTKTLRNGPGTLVNNDISCVAVSDGQMAWFGTSGFGLSLLHEGGWTLFTEGITLLPSNDILSLRSSGSSLWAGTRQGLALFQGSSLDATFDVSSTGGGIPNDVINDILATADTVWCATDGGVGMGVLSAGAWTWQALNSGLASLNVLCVGRLAGRVWVGIQDNVYSYSTYEYDGSAWVKMGASLSWAPVALQEMGGDLYVAGSASGVFVWETSAWVDKTPSSVTGSFIDLTSDGAGTLWCATSEGLVSYDGTDWRQFTPPGPQYDYVQDFSASPAGKMWAAIRSFPAALRLDGLEWTLFDNSTSGGGFQDATLFSVLASASGTVWFGHCCHVTCRADKLDYADGAEVWSNHYFNNSKDITEDVSGTVWFSSEGHGIYAFDPSTSSERNIDYTEGKLSSSSVEFVAPVDARRRWIGHMLNGVDFWDDLGTADESDDVWKHFETDDGLLSLSVTSGAIAGNKVYVGTGKGVTVFQDTVWLRNYGASDLVHDGVAVSSTVNDVAVDSRGNVWVATTGGVAEIAPSGDVAATFTYASSGLVGDEVLCVAVDETRGEVWFGTRKGMSVLEAWNPSEGKSLADAYVYPNPFRPLSGHQDIRIDGLPVPVMVSVYDLTGRMLRYLGTVGNGEKVWDGTDANGRAVSTGVYLLRLEASNASSVKKVAVIR
- a CDS encoding GNAT family N-acetyltransferase, translated to MIELTPSLRSEVLKEKWENLLSSSSGATVFHTREWALVLKETYRDLGVKYIVIEDQDGRYVAGMPFAHSRSLFFSTYLSMPFGTYGGPVVIDGLEEDVAPFIGVALQGITRGVFPFSFYCVTYNTPVLLERAVQGAFPQGRRTRVSTHLIELGEGFGRLWDSSFDKETRTCARKALRNGVRIEKSPGGQGAAALHSLYKEQAAAWGVRKVYPERLVCQIAELMGDKASIWIGALKGAPVCAVLVFHFKDVLMAWLSGQNAEGRRVCASHLLYSEILKDACEKGYSVFNFGGSGKLQGIRYFKESFGGREYFYSLFINESGVFKSARKLRRITTGHE
- a CDS encoding flippase, whose protein sequence is MEAARDSARTFVSRVFSVAAGAVLSVVMARWLGPKGQGLYSLCTAASLVAALLVNCGLGLSSVYFLGKKTFSPGEIASASLGFAVTIGSAGFIVASLVVGLFEVPGLTHVPVGALILAFASIPFYNLSDYYLYFLIGSDRIKHFNVLSAARNAFQLVLAVLLILVAGLGLNGAILSWICGFAGAALVSYVMVNKLAPVRLVLKKKILGPSVSFGIKGYLSRIASFLYYRIDMFILSYFMGAAAVGQYAIAVLIAELLWNIPSSLAPVVMYKSASEDSRARDLLTASACRHTLLICAVGAGCVALLGRPLVRLAFGNEYLPSVTPLLVLLPGTAFLSLGGVIANDFVGRGKQLMNSFAALLTLSINVPLNFLFIPVWGIAGASAASTFSYCAGTVVMLVEFLRVTGMRPAEVLVPRVGDLHAYLNLVRNSLRKR